In a genomic window of Mucilaginibacter sp. KACC 22063:
- a CDS encoding sensor histidine kinase, with translation MKVRNKLSLQFTFLFAVLLTGVLAGIYLYVQHNRTNTFYDRLAERAVTVAQFYLAEDNVSKEKFSKISEKFPQSLPKENIRIYDDQFRPRFVPESGVNWNEKILQQITEKKKLDFRVNERQVVGIDYVDNSGNYIIVVSASDELGRHYLHSLRIIMVVFFLFSLLITFFAGLLFSRLALQPIKHITGDLERIRASSLDLRLPVVNKKPDEIDNLSLTINQVLEHLQQSFDNQSAFISNASHELRTPITTILGEAEITMMSERSPKEYEAALSNIIKEAERLSYIINSLLDLIQTNVENRSMESISMSELFWDIKDELEFRNPESCVNIDFNLSEELPKNTILGNRQLLLIAISNIIKNAIKFSDQQPVQCHVYSDRKGLHIKIKDQGIGISEKDMDKIFQPFFRSQNAMTYPGSGIGLALTQNIIKLHNGTMKVKSQLKQGTEFQITFPL, from the coding sequence TTGAAAGTACGTAACAAACTTTCTTTACAGTTTACCTTTTTATTCGCGGTGCTGCTTACCGGCGTGCTGGCAGGTATTTACCTGTATGTACAGCATAACCGCACCAATACCTTTTACGACCGACTGGCAGAACGGGCAGTTACTGTGGCGCAGTTCTACCTGGCAGAAGACAATGTTTCAAAAGAGAAGTTCTCTAAAATAAGTGAAAAGTTTCCGCAAAGCCTTCCAAAGGAAAACATCAGAATTTATGATGACCAGTTCAGGCCAAGGTTTGTACCGGAATCGGGCGTAAACTGGAATGAAAAGATTTTACAGCAGATCACCGAAAAGAAAAAGCTGGATTTCAGGGTTAACGAGCGCCAGGTAGTAGGTATAGATTATGTAGATAATTCGGGTAACTACATCATAGTCGTTTCCGCATCAGACGAATTAGGCCGCCACTATTTGCATAGCCTCCGCATTATCATGGTGGTGTTCTTCCTGTTCTCGCTGCTGATTACCTTTTTTGCAGGTCTGCTGTTCTCGCGACTGGCATTGCAGCCTATTAAACACATCACTGGTGATTTGGAGCGTATCAGGGCATCAAGCCTCGATTTAAGGTTACCTGTTGTCAACAAAAAGCCGGACGAGATCGATAACCTTTCGCTGACCATTAACCAGGTATTGGAGCACCTTCAGCAGTCGTTCGATAACCAAAGCGCATTTATATCCAATGCATCTCATGAGTTGCGTACACCGATAACTACCATACTTGGCGAGGCCGAGATTACGATGATGAGCGAGCGTTCGCCGAAAGAATATGAGGCGGCATTAAGCAATATCATTAAAGAGGCTGAAAGGCTAAGCTATATCATTAATAGTTTACTGGATCTGATACAGACCAATGTAGAGAACCGCAGCATGGAAAGCATCAGCATGAGCGAGTTGTTCTGGGATATTAAAGACGAATTGGAATTCCGGAATCCTGAAAGCTGTGTAAATATAGATTTCAACCTGTCGGAGGAGTTACCCAAGAATACCATTTTAGGCAACAGGCAATTGCTGCTGATCGCCATTAGTAATATTATCAAAAATGCCATCAAGTTTTCTGATCAGCAGCCGGTTCAATGCCATGTATACAGCGACCGTAAGGGTTTACATATTAAAATAAAAGACCAGGGAATAGGCATATCTGAAAAGGATATGGATAAAATATTCCAGCCGTTTTTCAGGTCGCAAAATGCCATGACTTATCCCGGATCGGGAATTGGCCTTGCACTAACACAAAATATAATCAAGCTGCACAATGGAACAATGAAAGTAAAATCGCAACTAAAACAGGGTACGGAATTTCAAATTACGTTCCCGTTATGA
- a CDS encoding TolC family protein, producing the protein MKSTYQKRVLLLLCVGLCFSFSSLKAQNVAGDTLRIDLKTAEQQFLKNNLQLISQRYNVDNASAQLITAKLFPNPDFTFSNGIAGTQVSNPAREQTAGLSQLIQTAGKRNKNIELAKIGIQQAKYQFFDLLRTLKYSLHNDFYTIYYQQQSAKVYDKEISSLQDILSAFRTQYSKGNIAEKEVLRIASQLSSLQVEYNNLLVGIDSTQREFRLLINASPNTTISPIVAADEAKAIDDLNTVPYNQLLDSAYVDRYDLKLAQSAVDYSNTNLQLQKALAIPDVSLSLNYDKLGSYGNNFLGGGIEFNLPFFNRNQGGIKQAHIAIDQSKVQLQSTQKQVEADVAMSYKGALRLQKLYRAMDPNLSKDFTRLINGVLDNYKKRNISLLEFLDFYDSYKNNTLQLNNLQQNLMQSLEQLNYVTGTTLFNKKY; encoded by the coding sequence ATGAAATCCACATATCAAAAACGCGTTTTATTACTATTGTGTGTCGGGCTTTGCTTCAGTTTCAGCAGCCTTAAAGCACAAAACGTAGCAGGCGATACTTTACGTATCGACCTGAAAACTGCCGAGCAGCAGTTCCTGAAAAACAACCTGCAACTGATCAGCCAGCGTTACAACGTTGACAATGCCAGCGCACAGCTCATTACTGCTAAATTATTTCCAAACCCCGATTTTACATTTAGCAATGGTATAGCCGGTACCCAGGTTAGTAATCCTGCGCGCGAGCAAACTGCCGGCTTGTCGCAATTAATACAAACTGCAGGTAAAAGGAATAAGAACATAGAATTAGCTAAGATTGGTATTCAACAAGCTAAATATCAGTTCTTCGATCTGCTGCGTACGCTTAAATATTCGTTGCACAACGATTTCTACACCATATACTACCAACAGCAATCGGCTAAGGTATATGATAAAGAGATCAGCTCTTTGCAGGATATCCTATCCGCCTTCAGAACGCAGTACAGCAAAGGCAATATTGCAGAGAAAGAAGTATTGCGCATTGCATCGCAGCTGTCATCATTACAGGTAGAGTACAATAATCTGTTGGTGGGTATTGATTCCACCCAACGCGAGTTCAGGTTATTGATCAATGCTTCTCCAAATACAACCATTTCTCCCATTGTAGCGGCTGATGAAGCTAAGGCCATTGACGATTTAAACACAGTCCCTTACAACCAATTGCTGGATTCAGCTTACGTCGACAGGTATGATCTTAAACTGGCTCAAAGCGCGGTTGACTACAGCAATACCAATCTGCAACTGCAAAAGGCGCTTGCCATACCAGATGTAAGCCTTTCGCTTAATTACGATAAACTGGGCAGTTATGGTAATAACTTTTTAGGCGGCGGTATAGAATTTAACCTGCCATTTTTTAATCGCAACCAGGGTGGCATAAAACAAGCGCATATTGCTATTGACCAAAGTAAGGTGCAACTGCAAAGCACACAAAAACAAGTGGAGGCTGATGTGGCCATGAGCTATAAAGGCGCACTGCGTTTGCAGAAGTTATACCGGGCTATGGACCCTAATCTGAGCAAAGATTTTACCCGCTTAATTAACGGCGTATTGGATAACTACAAGAAACGGAATATCAGTTTACTGGAGTTCCTCGATTTCTATGACTCTTACAAGAACAACACCCTACAGCTCAATAACCTGCAACAGAATTTAATGCAATCGTTAGAGCAGCTGAACTATGTTACGGGCACAACACTATTTAACAAAAAGTACTAA